The Eriocheir sinensis breed Jianghai 21 chromosome 4, ASM2467909v1, whole genome shotgun sequence genome has a segment encoding these proteins:
- the LOC127008075 gene encoding uncharacterized protein LOC127008075 — protein sequence MRRRHGSGGRVTPRCGGRPRREPPRMKSAERRHLMRSPSQGDQRQTFMLLEKMRTTLAGAQGKAGCVGLRRKDGHGPGIQGRPSSGRAEASTARVAMATLSLPGQAAHLKTGRVKIFSPDLLYRLMYLAAVSDIPLSVATDMLEECGLDYLPNTACSQQQQQR from the exons ATGAGGAGGCGTCACGGTTCAGGGGGGCGTGTGACCCCACGCTGTGGAGGACGGCCGCGCAGGGAGCCGCCAAGAATGAAATCTGCAGAGCGGAGGCATCTGATGAGAAGCCCCAGCCAAGGCGACCAGAGGCAGACCTTCATGCTGCTGGAGAAGATGCGCACAACCCTTGCCGGGGCGCAGGGCAAGGCAG GGTGTGTGGGGCTGAGGCGCAAGGATGGCCATGGCCCTGGCATACAGGGCAGGCCATCGTCAGGCAGGGCAGAGGCCAGCACAGCGAGGGTGGCCATGGCCACACTCTCCCTTCCTGGCCAAGCAGCTCACCTTAAGACTGGACGG GTCAAGATCTTCTCCCCGGACCTGCTGTACCGGTTGATGTACTTGGCGGCAGTGAGTGACATCCCCCTGTCTGTGGCCACTGACATGCTGGAAGAGTGTGGCCTGGACTACCTCCCCAACACAGCCTGCTCG cagcagcagcagcagcgttgA